A single genomic interval of Armatimonadota bacterium harbors:
- a CDS encoding GNAT family N-acetyltransferase — MIEYRLAGPDDVPALARMRWDWKLEENPHADLTLEEFLRECEAFLRRGIEAGDWAHWIATEDGALLSNASVFRVPKIPHPRRKSKWLGYVTNVCTVPDRRRQGIGASLMAHLVEWAKAGECDTLILWPSLGSVPFYERAGFRNDNDILEHTLE, encoded by the coding sequence TTGATTGAATACCGTCTCGCCGGACCGGACGACGTTCCAGCCCTCGCGCGGATGCGCTGGGATTGGAAGCTTGAGGAGAACCCACACGCCGATCTGACGCTAGAGGAATTCCTTCGTGAGTGTGAGGCATTCCTACGGCGCGGTATCGAGGCAGGCGACTGGGCCCACTGGATCGCCACCGAAGACGGCGCCCTGCTGTCCAATGCCTCGGTGTTCCGCGTCCCCAAGATTCCGCACCCGCGACGAAAGTCGAAATGGCTCGGCTACGTCACCAATGTCTGTACCGTGCCTGACCGGCGGCGGCAGGGGATCGGCGCTTCCCTGATGGCGCATCTTGTGGAATGGGCCAAAGCCGGGGAATGTGATACGCTGATCCTCTGGCCGTCCTTAGGCAGCGTACCGTTCTATGAGCGCGCCGGCTTCCGCAACGACAACGACATCCTTGAGCACACGCTTGAGTAG
- the atpG gene encoding ATP synthase F1 subunit gamma, protein MATVREIRARIATVKKIEQVTTAMKLVAAARLRRAQERAEAARPYADLMQKTIQQLAPSLKGLDHPLLADRESKAAAVIVLCAERGLAGSYNTNIMREVAVLVSSLPVPARLYVIGKKGAGFLRRRKYDVVYEASMPGTEVNLGEVRALSARVRAEFEAGDVDEVYLVYSRFVSAITQRPTVLKVLPFEAPAHDANIPVADDLIFEPDAPTLLGHLLPRYVDVQVYRAMTEAVASEHGARMTSMTSASDNAAEMISDLTLQYNRVRQAAITKELAEIVGGAEALANA, encoded by the coding sequence ATGGCGACGGTTCGCGAGATTCGTGCTCGCATAGCAACTGTAAAGAAGATCGAGCAGGTTACCACCGCGATGAAACTCGTCGCGGCGGCCCGTTTGCGTCGGGCACAGGAGCGCGCGGAAGCCGCCCGTCCTTACGCCGACCTGATGCAGAAGACCATCCAGCAACTGGCGCCCAGCCTGAAGGGCCTCGACCACCCGTTACTGGCCGATCGCGAATCGAAGGCCGCCGCCGTCATCGTTCTCTGCGCTGAGCGGGGCCTGGCCGGGTCCTACAACACCAACATCATGCGCGAGGTGGCGGTGCTTGTGTCCTCGCTGCCGGTACCGGCGCGCCTGTACGTTATCGGGAAGAAGGGCGCCGGTTTCCTGCGGCGCCGCAAATATGACGTGGTCTACGAAGCCTCGATGCCCGGCACCGAAGTGAACCTGGGCGAAGTGCGAGCGCTGTCGGCCCGTGTGAGGGCCGAATTCGAGGCCGGTGATGTGGACGAGGTTTACCTCGTATACAGCCGGTTCGTGAGCGCTATCACGCAGCGCCCGACCGTCCTGAAGGTCCTGCCCTTCGAGGCGCCGGCTCACGACGCCAACATCCCGGTTGCCGACGACCTCATCTTCGAGCCGGACGCCCCCACGCTTCTTGGCCACCTGCTCCCGCGCTACGTGGACGTGCAGGTCTACCGCGCCATGACCGAGGCCGTCGCCAGCGAGCACGGCGCGCGCATGACAAGCATGACCAGCGCCAGCGACAACGCTGCGGAAATGATAAGCGACCTCACTCTCCAGTACAACCGGGTCCGTCAGGCCGCCATCACGAAGGAACTCGCCGAAATCGTCGGCGGCGCTGAAGCGCTGGCCAACGCGTAG
- the atpA gene encoding F0F1 ATP synthase subunit alpha has product MAIRPDEVTAILERELGAYQPSVEEVGVGTVLQVGDGIARVYGLAEVMASELVEFEVKTKTGEELRITGMVLNLEEDNIGVIILGEDIHIQEGDQVRRTGRIADVPVGDALIGRVVNALGEPIDNEGPIVTDHRYHIETRAPGVVQRQPVKQPVQTGIKIIDAITPIGRGQRELIIGDRQTGKTAVAVDTIIAQKGQDMKCIYVAIGQKQSTVVQVVEALKQHGAMEYTTVVSACASDPASLQYLAPLAGSSMGEYFRDNGQDALVIYDDLSKQAVAYRQISLLLRRPPGREAYPGDVFYLHSRLLERAAKLNDGLGKGSLTALPLIETQAGDISAYIPTNVISITDGQIFLESSLFYSGIRPAMNAGLSVSRVGGNAQTKAMKKVAGKLRLELAQYRELAAFSQFASDLDKATQAQLARGERLTEILKQPQYTPIAMEDQVMVLFAGTNGYLDHIEVADIRQWEVGLYPFVHSRYPDVPQSIASTKDLDKDTEAKLRKAIEEYNSQFKPAA; this is encoded by the coding sequence ATGGCAATACGACCCGATGAAGTGACGGCGATTCTGGAACGTGAACTAGGCGCCTATCAACCCAGCGTCGAGGAAGTGGGCGTGGGAACCGTCCTCCAGGTGGGAGACGGAATCGCTCGCGTCTACGGTCTGGCGGAGGTGATGGCGTCCGAACTCGTCGAGTTCGAGGTGAAAACGAAGACCGGCGAGGAACTCCGCATCACCGGCATGGTCCTTAACCTCGAAGAGGACAACATCGGCGTCATCATCCTCGGGGAAGACATACACATCCAGGAAGGCGATCAGGTCAGACGCACCGGGCGCATCGCGGACGTCCCCGTTGGCGACGCACTGATTGGGCGTGTCGTGAATGCGCTTGGCGAGCCGATTGACAACGAAGGTCCCATCGTCACGGACCATCGCTACCACATCGAAACCCGCGCCCCCGGCGTCGTTCAGCGCCAGCCCGTGAAGCAACCGGTCCAGACCGGCATCAAGATCATCGACGCCATCACACCGATCGGCCGCGGGCAGCGCGAGCTCATCATCGGCGACCGCCAGACCGGCAAGACCGCCGTCGCCGTGGACACCATCATCGCCCAGAAGGGCCAGGACATGAAGTGCATCTATGTGGCCATCGGCCAGAAGCAGAGCACGGTAGTCCAGGTGGTGGAAGCCCTCAAGCAGCACGGCGCGATGGAGTATACAACGGTCGTGAGCGCGTGCGCCTCGGACCCCGCGTCGCTGCAGTATCTCGCTCCGCTCGCCGGTTCCAGCATGGGCGAATACTTCCGGGACAACGGGCAGGACGCGCTGGTCATCTACGACGACCTTTCCAAACAGGCCGTGGCCTACCGCCAGATTTCGCTGCTCCTTCGCCGCCCGCCGGGCCGCGAGGCGTATCCTGGTGACGTCTTCTACCTCCACAGCCGGTTGCTGGAGCGCGCCGCGAAGTTGAACGATGGCCTCGGCAAAGGAAGCCTCACGGCGCTCCCGCTGATCGAGACGCAGGCGGGCGACATCAGCGCCTACATCCCGACCAACGTGATCTCCATTACGGATGGCCAGATCTTCCTGGAGAGCAGCCTGTTCTACAGCGGCATCCGCCCGGCTATGAACGCGGGTCTGTCCGTGAGCCGCGTCGGCGGAAACGCCCAGACGAAGGCCATGAAGAAGGTCGCCGGCAAACTGCGCCTGGAACTGGCTCAGTACCGTGAACTCGCCGCCTTTTCACAGTTCGCCAGCGACCTCGACAAGGCAACGCAGGCCCAGCTGGCCCGCGGCGAGCGCCTGACGGAAATCCTGAAGCAGCCGCAGTATACCCCGATCGCGATGGAGGACCAGGTAATGGTCCTGTTCGCCGGCACCAACGGCTATCTGGACCACATCGAGGTTGCCGATATCAGGCAGTGGGAAGTCGGGCTGTATCCGTTCGTGCACAGCCGTTACCCGGATGTGCCGCAGTCCATCGCGTCAACGAAGGATCTGGACAAGGACACCGAAGCGAAACTGCGCAAAGCAATCGAAGAGTATAATTCGCAGTTCAAACCGGCAGCGTAA
- a CDS encoding SIMPL domain-containing protein (The SIMPL domain is named for its presence in mouse protein SIMPL (signalling molecule that associates with mouse pelle-like kinase). Bacterial member BP26, from Brucella, was shown to assemble into a channel-like structure, while YggE from E. coli has been associated with resistance to oxidative stress.) has translation MKTVKSIVLASLLALAPVVARAQSEPLMRNVSHLISASGRGEVRVKPDVILMSIGVQERGAEIAGPRSRAAKKVTDIVDALKSAGVKEAEIRTSRFSVNRVWEPLNDQNQPVEYSGPSNKGHFVYQVANSVSVRTGLLEKAGEILDAVVKAGANDINGPTFGLKDGSPQEKQALADAVKDARAMADTMAAAAGVKITGLDHLSEQGTNVPSAEDVGGTMSYRMAAKVSGPSTPISAGEVVVTANVTAEYRFE, from the coding sequence ATGAAAACGGTGAAATCGATCGTATTGGCATCGCTGCTGGCCCTCGCCCCTGTGGTGGCGAGGGCGCAGAGTGAACCGCTGATGCGCAACGTCAGCCACCTGATCTCGGCGTCCGGGCGCGGCGAAGTACGCGTGAAACCGGATGTCATTCTGATGTCTATCGGCGTTCAGGAGCGGGGCGCCGAGATCGCCGGACCCAGGAGCCGCGCCGCGAAGAAGGTGACCGACATCGTCGACGCTCTGAAATCCGCGGGTGTGAAGGAAGCGGAGATCCGGACTTCGCGGTTCAGTGTGAACCGCGTGTGGGAACCGCTGAACGATCAGAACCAGCCGGTCGAATACTCCGGACCGTCCAACAAGGGACACTTCGTCTACCAGGTCGCCAACAGCGTGTCCGTGCGTACCGGGCTTCTGGAGAAGGCGGGGGAGATCCTGGACGCGGTGGTGAAGGCGGGTGCGAATGATATCAACGGGCCGACTTTCGGCTTGAAGGACGGCTCGCCGCAAGAGAAGCAGGCGCTGGCCGACGCAGTGAAGGATGCGCGCGCAATGGCGGACACGATGGCGGCAGCGGCGGGTGTGAAGATCACGGGCCTGGATCACCTGAGCGAGCAGGGCACAAATGTGCCCAGCGCAGAGGATGTGGGTGGGACGATGAGCTACCGCATGGCTGCCAAGGTCTCGGGGCCGTCGACTCCCATCAGCGCGGGCGAAGTAGTAGTCACCGCGAACGTGACGGCGGAATACAGATTTGAGTAG
- the tnpA gene encoding IS200/IS605 family transposase, which yields MASERDSRLSGNHTEVFIHFTWSTMGRAPYLSPDIREDVYACIRSGCARQGLTVVALNGIEDHVHLLVRMTTTTTVADVVRQAKGASSHFVNHSGDDRGFRWQDGYAAFSVSRWDAPKVAGYIANQVEHHRDGTTKDALEPLSAIG from the coding sequence ATGGCATCTGAAAGAGATTCCAGGTTGTCGGGGAATCACACTGAGGTGTTCATCCACTTCACGTGGTCGACCATGGGGAGAGCCCCTTACCTGTCTCCGGATATTCGGGAAGATGTGTATGCGTGCATCCGTAGTGGCTGTGCGCGCCAGGGACTGACTGTCGTAGCACTGAACGGGATCGAAGATCACGTGCATTTGCTGGTGCGAATGACTACCACGACAACCGTTGCGGATGTGGTGCGGCAGGCGAAAGGCGCTTCATCGCACTTTGTGAACCATTCGGGGGACGATCGTGGCTTCCGATGGCAGGACGGGTATGCAGCATTCAGCGTGTCGAGATGGGACGCCCCAAAGGTCGCTGGATACATAGCGAATCAGGTAGAGCATCATCGCGATGGTACAACGAAGGACGCGCTGGAGCCATTAAGTGCCATCGGTTGA
- a CDS encoding F0F1 ATP synthase subunit delta produces MRPPSSVARRYANALFHIAQRENTVDAVSADLTVMSGILDQSPQVLAALAVPRVPVERKKAALQAIVGSQMVQPVTRRFLDMVLDHSREASLPETAQAFAQLADEARGAVNAEVRSASPMDEGQTARLKARLDALTGRETRLTLTTDPSLVGGVIVRIGDTVMDGSVKGYLEQIGARLMKATMPVVGS; encoded by the coding sequence GTGAGACCGCCTTCCAGCGTGGCGCGCCGCTATGCTAACGCGCTGTTCCACATCGCCCAGCGCGAAAACACCGTTGACGCGGTTTCGGCGGACCTGACTGTAATGTCAGGCATCCTTGACCAGAGCCCTCAGGTCCTTGCGGCCCTGGCCGTTCCGCGCGTGCCGGTCGAGCGGAAAAAGGCCGCGCTGCAGGCCATCGTCGGTTCGCAGATGGTTCAACCGGTGACGCGACGATTCCTGGATATGGTCCTGGATCACAGTCGCGAGGCATCACTGCCGGAGACGGCCCAGGCGTTCGCGCAGCTGGCGGACGAGGCCAGAGGCGCGGTGAATGCCGAAGTGCGGTCCGCATCGCCGATGGACGAAGGCCAGACTGCCCGGCTGAAAGCCCGTCTCGACGCGCTAACAGGCAGGGAGACGCGGCTGACGTTGACCACCGACCCGTCACTGGTTGGCGGCGTGATCGTCCGCATCGGCGACACCGTGATGGACGGCAGCGTGAAGGGTTACCTGGAGCAGATCGGCGCGCGCCTCATGAAGGCCACGATGCCGGTAGTTGGAAGTTAG
- the atpF gene encoding F0F1 ATP synthase subunit B produces MKRFLKNTYRTLSVAAVGLIVCSAGFAEEAAGSEAKPGGLLGSLGLDPRTVIAQALAFIVLLWVLKKVLWGPVLSIIAERQTEVADIYSVAEQAKAAAETARKEYEAHLAAADEESRKRIADALVQANAMKDEILANARQQADRMIASGNESVRQEMEKAQAQIREASTRMAVELAGRIIEQNITVDSQRTLIDRFIEGVGQPQ; encoded by the coding sequence ATGAAGAGATTCCTGAAAAACACGTATCGCACGCTGAGCGTGGCGGCGGTCGGACTTATCGTCTGCTCTGCCGGATTCGCCGAGGAGGCCGCGGGTTCGGAAGCCAAGCCCGGCGGTCTGCTCGGATCGCTGGGGCTGGACCCGCGTACCGTCATCGCCCAGGCCCTCGCGTTCATCGTTCTGCTCTGGGTGTTGAAGAAAGTCCTGTGGGGTCCGGTTCTTAGCATCATCGCCGAACGCCAGACCGAGGTCGCCGATATCTATTCCGTGGCCGAACAGGCGAAGGCGGCGGCCGAGACCGCGCGCAAAGAATACGAAGCGCACCTGGCTGCAGCGGATGAGGAGAGCCGGAAACGGATCGCCGATGCGCTGGTCCAGGCCAACGCGATGAAGGATGAGATCCTGGCGAATGCGCGCCAGCAGGCCGACCGCATGATCGCGTCCGGCAACGAAAGCGTGCGCCAGGAAATGGAAAAGGCGCAGGCACAGATACGGGAGGCCTCCACGCGGATGGCCGTCGAACTCGCGGGGCGTATCATCGAGCAAAATATCACCGTGGACTCTCAGCGAACGTTGATTGACCGGTTCATCGAGGGAGTGGGGCAGCCGCAGTGA
- the atpE gene encoding ATP synthase F0 subunit C codes for MLYLAFLALGVTLGLPIAVLGAGMGQGKVGAAAMEGIARQPEASGRIQLAMILALALIEALVIYALVMFFLTKGLLPQMSPEQAIQMATGK; via the coding sequence ATGCTGTACCTCGCATTTCTCGCACTCGGAGTGACACTCGGCCTGCCGATCGCCGTACTTGGCGCCGGCATGGGCCAGGGCAAGGTTGGCGCCGCCGCCATGGAAGGAATCGCGCGTCAGCCCGAAGCCTCCGGCCGAATCCAACTCGCCATGATCCTCGCCCTGGCGCTCATCGAGGCCCTGGTCATCTACGCGCTGGTAATGTTCTTCCTCACCAAGGGCTTGCTGCCGCAGATGTCGCCGGAACAGGCCATTCAGATGGCGACAGGCAAATAG
- the atpB gene encoding F0F1 ATP synthase subunit A, producing the protein MNFGHPEPTWLHPLAKLIPESVLPYGEFVVITVLVALILIGTFALLARRLSTRDVSGGQAFSEVVVSGFVGFVESVLGPHSERLVPLIGTLFLFILTMNLFGLIPGMLSPTASMNTTVALALIVFFRVQYEGIRSHGFLAYVRHFAGEPTGIHWIFDVFLGVFMFPLHLIGELAKPLSLCLRLAGNIFAEDSVIFIFGTLSPVLYLFLKHSPWAKEVPFFPLQILILPLMILFGVIQALVFSLLASIYIAVMVGESHEEAPAH; encoded by the coding sequence ATGAATTTCGGACATCCCGAACCAACCTGGCTTCACCCTCTCGCGAAACTGATCCCGGAGAGTGTCCTCCCGTACGGGGAGTTCGTGGTCATCACGGTACTGGTGGCGCTGATTCTGATTGGCACGTTCGCCCTGCTCGCGCGGCGGTTGAGCACTCGTGACGTTTCCGGGGGACAGGCGTTTTCCGAGGTCGTGGTGAGCGGGTTCGTTGGCTTCGTGGAAAGCGTTCTCGGCCCCCACAGCGAACGCCTCGTTCCACTGATTGGAACCCTGTTTCTGTTTATCCTCACGATGAACCTGTTCGGCCTCATCCCCGGGATGCTTTCGCCGACGGCCAGCATGAACACCACGGTCGCCCTGGCGCTCATCGTGTTCTTCAGGGTCCAGTATGAGGGCATCCGATCGCACGGTTTCCTCGCTTATGTGAGGCATTTCGCGGGCGAACCGACGGGCATCCATTGGATATTCGACGTATTTCTGGGCGTGTTCATGTTTCCGCTACACCTCATCGGCGAACTGGCCAAACCACTTTCGCTGTGTTTGCGTCTCGCGGGAAACATCTTCGCAGAGGATTCCGTCATCTTCATCTTCGGAACGCTGTCGCCGGTGCTCTATCTGTTTCTGAAGCACAGCCCGTGGGCGAAGGAAGTACCATTCTTCCCGTTGCAGATACTTATCCTGCCCCTGATGATCCTGTTTGGAGTGATCCAGGCGCTGGTGTTCTCGTTGCTGGCATCAATTTACATTGCGGTTATGGTGGGCGAATCGCACGAAGAAGCGCCTGCACACTAA
- a CDS encoding AtpZ/AtpI family protein produces the protein MRFKLTPEKRRELRDTGDASIAGWMLVVCIVIGALGGEWADKHFHVAPNGVLVGVLLGVGAGFVNLFTVVQRIKRAEEEEDRQKRNR, from the coding sequence ATGCGGTTCAAACTGACCCCCGAGAAGCGCCGGGAATTGCGCGACACCGGGGACGCATCCATCGCCGGCTGGATGCTCGTGGTGTGCATCGTCATCGGGGCGCTCGGCGGAGAGTGGGCGGACAAGCACTTCCACGTGGCGCCGAATGGGGTGCTGGTGGGGGTCCTGCTTGGCGTCGGAGCCGGGTTCGTGAACCTTTTCACGGTGGTACAGCGCATCAAGCGCGCGGAAGAAGAGGAAGACCGCCAGAAGCGGAACCGGTGA
- a CDS encoding aspartate kinase: MKIIVQKFGGTSVSTAENRELAAAKVIQAKEDGFLPVVVVSAMGRRGQPYATDTLIDELRAVDPATKPDNHEYDMLVSVGEIISTTIFAQLLRSKGYAAKSMTGQQAGVITEDRHADARILSVDPEHLLAVLEDGIIPVVAGFQGVTQPRDKRHSPEITTLGRGGSDTSGAALGAALHAEAVEIFTDVDGVKTADPSIIPDAITLDTVTYLEIAELAHLGAKVLHPRAAEIGMDYNVPIWVKSTFTDERGTLITHVDNPVAWPRITGVAHSGKVVYFNLTVEDPGDKAKIELELYRLFAQAKVNIYLISASPKSVGFAVERGMLPRVQEMLQGLMIPVELAGGNLRWYILSLGESAGMQGQRMLLEKCQGKLDYRVAEATMTENCSVVSLISGSIFQSPSVLAEVAETLAEAGVEIYQIADSQYSLSLLVLESEVERAVRALHTRFVGQRPG; the protein is encoded by the coding sequence ATGAAGATCATTGTTCAAAAATTCGGCGGCACCAGTGTTTCAACGGCCGAAAACCGGGAGCTGGCGGCGGCAAAGGTTATACAGGCCAAGGAAGACGGCTTTTTGCCTGTGGTCGTGGTTTCGGCGATGGGTCGCAGGGGGCAGCCGTACGCCACCGACACCCTGATCGATGAGCTCAGAGCCGTCGATCCGGCAACGAAACCGGACAACCACGAGTACGACATGCTCGTCTCCGTGGGCGAGATCATTTCCACCACAATTTTCGCGCAGCTTCTCCGAAGCAAGGGCTACGCAGCCAAATCCATGACCGGTCAGCAGGCTGGCGTCATCACCGAAGACCGGCACGCGGATGCCCGCATCCTGTCGGTTGACCCGGAACACCTGCTCGCCGTGCTTGAGGATGGGATTATCCCTGTGGTCGCCGGCTTCCAAGGCGTTACCCAGCCGAGGGACAAGCGGCATTCTCCGGAGATCACCACGCTGGGCCGCGGCGGGAGCGATACTTCCGGCGCCGCGCTGGGCGCTGCGCTGCACGCGGAAGCGGTGGAGATATTTACGGATGTTGACGGTGTGAAAACGGCGGACCCATCGATTATCCCGGACGCCATCACCCTGGACACGGTCACATATCTGGAAATCGCCGAGTTGGCTCACCTCGGCGCGAAGGTTCTGCACCCACGGGCCGCCGAAATCGGCATGGACTACAACGTCCCTATCTGGGTGAAGTCCACGTTCACGGACGAGCGGGGCACCCTGATAACGCATGTGGACAACCCGGTCGCGTGGCCGCGCATCACGGGCGTTGCGCATTCCGGCAAGGTTGTCTATTTCAACCTTACGGTGGAGGACCCGGGCGACAAAGCCAAAATTGAGCTGGAACTCTACCGGCTGTTCGCCCAGGCCAAGGTCAATATTTACCTGATTTCCGCCAGTCCGAAGAGCGTTGGGTTTGCCGTCGAGCGCGGCATGCTGCCCCGCGTTCAGGAAATGCTGCAGGGGCTGATGATACCGGTGGAACTCGCTGGCGGAAACCTGCGATGGTATATACTGAGTCTCGGCGAAAGCGCCGGCATGCAGGGGCAGCGGATGCTGCTGGAAAAATGCCAGGGCAAGCTGGACTACCGCGTGGCGGAAGCGACGATGACCGAGAACTGCTCGGTTGTCTCGTTGATCTCCGGATCGATCTTCCAGTCGCCATCCGTGCTGGCCGAAGTGGCCGAGACGCTGGCGGAGGCCGGGGTAGAAATATATCAGATCGCGGACAGCCAGTATTCACTCTCGCTTCTGGTGCTTGAAAGCGAAGTGGAGCGCGCTGTGAGAGCGCTGCACACAAGATTCGTGGGGCAAAGGCCCGGGTGA
- a CDS encoding ACT domain-containing protein, which translates to MRPTQHTSFEKERGVNDVHIDAEVAHIVVSLPRQKLTPDKHLDIYKGLGGAGMALRLVKMHPGGVSFAVERHQFAEAQQIISRLGYTFEATDDLVILAITAVNMREMFGVMAKMAETLLDASVETVQVGDAHDAVLVMVPGAQAETAVAALRKAFAL; encoded by the coding sequence ATGAGACCGACACAACATACGAGTTTCGAAAAGGAACGCGGCGTTAACGACGTCCATATCGACGCCGAGGTCGCGCACATTGTCGTTTCGCTCCCGAGGCAGAAACTGACGCCGGACAAGCACCTGGACATCTACAAGGGCCTTGGAGGCGCGGGGATGGCGCTCCGCCTGGTGAAGATGCACCCGGGCGGGGTGAGTTTCGCCGTCGAGCGCCATCAATTCGCCGAGGCGCAGCAGATCATCAGCCGGCTCGGCTATACGTTCGAGGCAACGGACGATCTGGTGATCCTGGCGATCACGGCGGTCAACATGCGCGAAATGTTCGGCGTGATGGCCAAGATGGCGGAAACGCTCCTGGATGCATCCGTCGAGACCGTTCAGGTGGGGGATGCGCACGACGCGGTACTGGTGATGGTTCCCGGCGCCCAGGCGGAAACGGCAGTGGCGGCGCTGCGAAAGGCGTTTGCACTATGA
- a CDS encoding gamma carbonic anhydrase family protein gives MAIIRSYNGVQPEIGPNAFVAETAALVGAVRVGAGSSIWYSATLRGDVDSITVGARTSIQDGCVLHCERGAPCVVGDDVTVGHNVTLHGCTVENGAVIGIGATVLNRAVIGAGAVVAAGALVTEGAVVPPGMVAMGVPAKAVREVTEAEKNRFRANAEHYVLLAQEFLADSA, from the coding sequence GTGGCCATCATCAGAAGCTATAACGGCGTTCAGCCGGAGATTGGCCCGAATGCATTCGTCGCCGAGACGGCCGCGCTCGTCGGCGCGGTTCGCGTAGGGGCCGGGTCCAGCATCTGGTACTCCGCTACCCTGCGAGGCGACGTCGATTCGATAACGGTCGGCGCGCGCACGAGCATCCAGGACGGCTGCGTTCTGCACTGCGAACGGGGCGCGCCATGCGTAGTGGGCGATGATGTCACCGTGGGGCATAACGTCACACTTCACGGTTGCACGGTGGAGAACGGCGCCGTTATCGGCATCGGGGCCACGGTGCTGAACCGGGCCGTAATAGGCGCCGGGGCCGTGGTTGCCGCCGGGGCGCTGGTGACGGAGGGTGCAGTGGTCCCGCCCGGAATGGTCGCGATGGGCGTACCGGCGAAAGCGGTCCGGGAGGTCACGGAAGCGGAGAAGAACCGGTTCCGGGCTAATGCCGAGCACTACGTACTTCTGGCGCAAGAGTTCCTGGCGGATTCCGCCTGA
- a CDS encoding sigma-70 family RNA polymerase sigma factor has translation MARLLPGDATTSLVWDAAVVFKHHRASYNVLVETNPRPGRIAPLDPDAERRLVDRSQRGDLDAFDALVRAYEKPVYNLAYRMSGNYDDANDIASEAFVRVFNAIPRFRGESSFSTWLYRIATNVFLDERKRRRAHPQVSLDDEFESEGSVLQRQVEDSTPGPNALAEEQERRRILDEAIRELPDFQREMITMYHVLDLSYEEIGEITGAPIGTVKSRLNRARLALRANLDKARDVFSR, from the coding sequence TTGGCGCGCCTGTTGCCCGGCGATGCCACGACGTCGCTCGTGTGGGATGCGGCGGTGGTGTTTAAGCATCACCGCGCCTCCTATAATGTCCTCGTGGAAACCAATCCCCGCCCCGGAAGAATCGCACCGTTGGACCCTGACGCGGAGCGCCGCCTGGTCGACAGATCGCAGCGCGGCGACCTCGACGCGTTCGACGCGCTCGTTCGGGCCTACGAAAAACCGGTCTACAACCTCGCCTACCGCATGAGCGGCAACTACGACGATGCGAACGACATCGCATCCGAAGCGTTCGTGCGGGTCTTCAACGCCATTCCGCGGTTCCGCGGCGAGTCCTCCTTTTCTACCTGGCTCTACCGAATTGCCACGAACGTGTTCCTCGACGAACGGAAGCGCCGGCGGGCGCACCCTCAGGTTTCCCTCGACGACGAGTTCGAATCCGAAGGCTCGGTCCTTCAAAGGCAGGTAGAGGATTCAACGCCCGGCCCCAACGCTCTGGCCGAGGAACAGGAGCGAAGGCGGATCCTGGACGAGGCCATCCGCGAACTCCCCGACTTCCAGCGCGAGATGATCACCATGTACCACGTTCTGGACCTCAGCTACGAAGAGATCGGCGAGATCACCGGAGCGCCTATTGGTACGGTGAAATCGCGCCTGAACCGCGCAAGGCTGGCATTACGGGCGAACCTTGACAAAGCTCGGGATGTTTTTTCGCGGTAG